A section of the Myxocyprinus asiaticus isolate MX2 ecotype Aquarium Trade chromosome 40, UBuf_Myxa_2, whole genome shotgun sequence genome encodes:
- the LOC127431077 gene encoding sarcoplasmic/endoplasmic reticulum calcium ATPase 2 isoform X2, which produces MGKVYRQDRKTVQRIKARDIVPGDIVEVAVGDKVPADIRLTSIKSTTLRVDQSILTGESVSVIKHTDPVPDPRAVNQDKKNMLFSGTNIAAGKAVGVVVATGVNTEIGKIRDEMASTEQERTPLQQKLDEFGQQLSKVISLICIAVWIINIGHFNDPVHGGSWIRGAVYYFKIAVALAVAAIPEGLPAVITTCLALGTRRMAKKNAIVRSLPSVETLGCTSVICSDKTGTLTTNQMSVCRMFIVDQADGKSCSLKEFTITGSTYAPDGQVFHEGKPVQCSQYDGLVEMATICALCNDSSLDYNEVKGVYEKVGEATETALTCLVEKMNVFDTDLRSFSKVERTNACNSVIKQLMKKEFTLEFSRDRKSMSVYCTPNKARSSIGKMFVKGAPEGVIDRCTHIRVGGNKVPLTAGIKEKIMSVIREYGTGRDTLRCLALATRDNPLSKESMVLEDSSRFIEYETDLTFVGCVGMLDPPRAEVAASIKLCRQAGIRVIMITGDNKGTAVAICRRIGIFGEDDDVSHMAYTGREFDDLSPATQREAVLTARCFARVEPSHKSKIVEFLQSYDEITAMTGDGVNDAPALKKAEIGIAMGSGTAVAKTASEMVLADDNFATIVAAVEEGRAIYNNMKQFIRYLISSNVGEVVCIFLTAALGFPEALIPVQLLWVNLVTDGLPATALGFNPPDLDIMSKPPRNAREPLISGWLFFRYLAIGCYVGAATVGAAAWWFVAAEDGPRVTFYQLSHFLQCAPDNPEFEGLNCEVFESPYPMTMALSVLVTIEMCNALNSVSENQSLLRMPPWENVWLLGAICLSMSLHFLILYVEPLPMIFQITPLNLTQWLMVLKISLPVILLDEVLKFAARNYLEPNKDLDKPTGKACSLSACTEGISWPFVAISLPLVLWIYSTDTNLAEMFWS; this is translated from the exons tGGGTGACAAAGTTCCTGCCGACATTCGCTTAACGTCGATTAAGTCAACGACCCTTAGGGTGGACCAGTCCATTCTAACAG GAGAGTCTGTTTCAGTAATCAAGCATACAGACCCTGTCCCTGACCCTCGCGCTGTGAACCAGGACAAGAAGAACATGCTCTTTTCT GGTACCAACATTGCTGCAGGCAAGGCGGTAGGCGTAGTGGTTGCCACAGGCGTGAACACTGAGATCGGTAAAATCCGTGATGAGATGGCATCCACGGAGCAGGAGCGCACACCCCTGCAGCAAAAACTGGATGAGTTTGGCCAGCAGCTCTCAAAGGTCATCTCGCTGATCTGCATCGCCGTGTGGATCATCAACATCGGACACTTCAACGATCCCGTTCACGGCGGCTCATGGATCCGCGGGGCTGTGTACTATTTTAAGATCGCTGTTGCACTGGCGGTGGCTGCCATCCCAGAGGGATTGCCCGCCGTTATCACCACCTGCCTGGCTCTGGGTACCCGTCGTATGGCCAAGAAGAACGCCATTGTACGCTCTCTGCCCTCCGTGGAGACCTTGGGCTGCACCTCCGTCATCTGCTCTGACAAGACCGGCACTCTTACCACCAATCAGATGTCAGTTTGCAGG atGTTCATTGTTGATCAGGCAGATGGAAAAAGCTGTTCCCTGAAAGAGTTTACCATTACTGGCTCCACATACGCCCCTGATGGACAAGT GTTTCATGAGGGTAAACCCGTGCAATGCTCCCAGTATGATGGTCTGGTTGAAATGGCCACCATCTGTGCTTTGTGCAATGACTCCTCTCTGGATTACAATGAG GTCAAAGGTGTGTACGAGAAAGTGGGAGAAGCCACAGAAACTGCCCTCACATGTCtggtggagaaaatgaatgtgttCGACACTGATTTGAGGAGCTTTTCCAAAGTTGAGAGGACAAATGCATGCAACTCC GTCATCAAGCAATTGATGAAGAAAGAGTTCACTCTGGAGTTCTCACGAGACAGGAAATCCATGTCAGTCTACTGCACTCCCAACAAAGCTCGCTCCTCCATTGGCAAGATGTTCGTTAAG GGTGCTCCAGAAGGGGTGATTGACAGATGCACACATATCCGTGTGGGTGGAAATAAGGTTCCCTTGACGGCAGGCATTAAAGAGAAGATTATGTCTGTGATCCGCGAGTATGGCACAGGACGTGACACGCTACGCTGTCTGGCTCTGGCTACCCGAGACAACCCGTTGAGTAAAGAGAGCATGGTACTGGAGGACTCGAGTCGATTTATTGAGTATGAG ACTGACCTGACATTTGTGGGATGTGTGGGCATGCTGGACCCCCCCAGAGCCGAGGTGGCAGCTTCCATCaaactctgtcggcaggcgggcATCCGAGTCATCATGATCACTGGTGACAACAAGGGCACAGCTGTCGCCATCTGCAGACGCATTGGCATCTTTGGCGAGGATGACGATGTCTCGCACATGGCCTACACTGGCCGAGAGTTTGACGATCTGTCTCCTGCTACCCAGCGTGAGGCAGTACTCACTGCACGTTGCTTCGCCCGTGTCGAGCCCTCCCACAAATCCAAGATTGTGGAGTTCCTGCAGTCCTACGATGAGATCACTGCCATG ACTGGAGATGGTGTGAACGATGCACCTGCTTTGAAGAAGGCTGAAATCGGCATCGCTATGGGCTCAGGCACGGCGGTGGCCAAGACTGCAtctgagatggtgcttgctgacGATAACTTTGCCACCATTGTTGCTGCGGTGGAAGAGGGTCGCGCCATTTACAACAACATGAAACAGTTCATCCGCTACCTCATCTCCTCAAATGTTGGTGAGGTGGTCTG caTTTTCTTGACGGCGGCTTTAGGGTTCCCAGAGGCTCTGATCCCAGTTCAGCTGCTTTGGGTGAATCTGGTGACTGATGGTCTGCCTGCAACTGCGCTGGGCTTCAACCCACCCGACCTGGACATCATGAGCAAACCCCCTCGCAATGCCAGAGAGCCCCTCATCTCTGGCTGGCTCTTCTTCAGATACCTGGCCATTGGCT GTTATGTTGGTGCTGCTACTGTAGGTGCTGCTGCCTGGTGGTTCGTTGCTGCTGAGGATGGGCCCAGGGTCACCTTCTACCAACTG AGCCACTTCCTGCAGTGTGCTCCAGACAACCCTGAGTTTGAGGGCCTGAATTGTGAGGTGTTCGAGTCCCCATATCCCATGACCATGGCTCTGTCTGTGCTAGTCACCATTGAGATGTGCAACGCCCTCAACAG TGTGTCCGAGAACCAGTCTTTGCTTCGCATGCCTCCCTGGGAGAATGTCTGGCTGCTCGGAGCCATCTGCCTTTCTATGTCCCTTCACTTCCTTATCCTTTATGTGGAGCCCCTGCCG ATGATCTTCCAGATCACCCCACTGAATTTGACCCAGTGGCTTATGGTGCTGAAGATCTCCCTTCCAGTCATCCTACTGGATGAGGTGCTTAAGTTTGCAGCCAGAAACTACCTGGAGCCCAATAAAGACCTGGACAAGCCCACAGGCAAAGCCTGCTCCCTCAGCGCCTGCACCGAGGGCATCTCCTGGCCCTTCGTGGCCATTTCACTTCCCCTAGTGTTGTGGATCTACAGCACTGACACTAACTTGGCTGAAATGTTTTGGTCTTGA